Sequence from the Penaeus vannamei isolate JL-2024 chromosome 16, ASM4276789v1, whole genome shotgun sequence genome:
gaaacagaagaagaggaagaagaaggggaaaacgaagaagaagaagaagaggacgaagaagaagaaggaagatgaagaagaagaagaagacgaaaaggaagaagaagaagaaaacgaaaaggaagaagaagaagacgaaggaaaccaaaaagaagaaggaagacgaagaagaagaaggggaaaacgaagaagaagaagaaggggaagacgaagaataagaaggggaagaagaagagggagacgaagaataagaagtggaagacgaaaaacgaaaaaaagaagaagagaaagacgaaaaaggagaagaaaaataacgttAAGATTCAGAGCTGTCTCATTTCTCCCTATATGTAATACCTCTTGGAAGATTCCTATCGATTTCGAAACAAAAATACAGTAGTAAAAAAAAGTCCAAGTGTTGGCGTTAGTTTTCGAAATagtgtacaaaaaaagaaagaaaaaaagtcgaaatTCGATTGTCAGTCTATTTGTTATCAAttttggcttgttttttttttgtttttttttgcattatctctttctctttcgttttccttttttctcttatgtttttTGCGTTTTCACTTTTGCACATAATTTTCTCTGTAGTTATTtttcatacgttttttttttctctctctctcttttgtttttatttcttcttcatttttgcgTCTCattcctgtcttttctttttctcttctctttctctttagttatttttttctttatgatatcttaccctctcttactctctttcgttttcttttcttcttctttcattttccctttttgtcttctctctctcttaacgttttctttaatctctttatcatctcactttcccctctctctctctctttcattttcttttccttcatattttcccttttcttaatcaTAGATCGATCTGACATACCCATTAAACTCACACTTAATTACCCCCACGCACATTACATTAAGGAACAAACCTAAGGTAATTAAAACGAAATAACAGCCAACataattctcttttttcccttcgcaATGGCTGTCTTTCCGGAAGTGGATGTTCAGGAGCTGCTTCAGTGTATTTTCGTAAACAAATACACGTGACTCTCGACTACGTTGGAAATACACTGAGTTTGTTGCGAAAAGaaggagggattttttttatactgaTGCTTTGCGTTGCtttatggggaaggggaaggggaagggggggcgtggTGTGGTATGCTGGGTTAGGAAACACATATAGAAGTATGCGAATGTAGATGCATGGCATGTGTTTGAgagtgcgtgcgggtgtgtgtgtgtgtgtgtgtgtgtgtgtgtgtgtgtgtgtgtgtgtgctttaaaagtttgtgtgtccatgtgtgtgtgtgtgtgtgtgtgtgtgtgtatgtgtgtgtgtgtgtgtgtttgtgtgtgtgtgtatatatatatatatatatatatatatatatatatatatatatatatatatatatgatatatatatatatatatatatatagtatatatatatatatatatatatatatatatatatatatatatatatatatatatatatatatatatatatatatatatgtatatgtatgtatgtatgtgtgtatatatagtgatagacagttagatagatagatagagagaaagagagatcgagagagagagagagagagagagagagagagagagagagagagagagagagagagagagagagagagagagagagagagagagaaagagagagagatagacagacagacataaatagagatagacagttagatagatagatagatagagagagagatagacagacagacatatatagagacagacagaaagagagagaaagagagatagagacagaaagagaaagagaacgaaaacaaagACTTGGAGCGAATGGATAACTGAAGCGGAAAAGCAAGGGAACAagaaatgggggatggggagagaagtaggggggagatggcggaagagaaggggtgaagaggaagcGGCAATTAAGAGtggaacaggagagaggaggaggaggaggaggagaagaagaagaagaagaagaagaagaagaagaggaagggagggaagaggaggaggagaagaagaaggaggaggaggagaagaagaagaagaaggaggaagaaggagttaagagggagaaagagcaggaggaggggaaggagaagaaggaaaatgaggtggaggataaggagcTGAAGCAGAagtaagagaagcagaaaaagaaggaaaaagaggaagagaaggtgaaggagaggaagagcaagagcaaaggaaggaggaggaaaaggagggaaggggaggaagaggggagaagaaaagtgggcgggatgggggagaggggaaggggtgataggggggggtgggggtgttgtgggTCGATACCAGTGTTTGTCCCACATGTGGCTTGCAACAGCTTCCCGGAGAATGGTGATGTTAGTGATGAGCGCGTGGTGGTGAGAGCTATCCTTCGCGGCGTGTGGTGAGGgcggggatgtggtggtggtgatgatgttggtgatgactgcgTGGTGGTGAGAGCTATCCCTCGCGGCGTGTGGTGAGGgcggggatgtggtggtggtgatgatgttggtgatgagtgCGTGGTGGTGAGAGCTATCCTTCGCGGCGTGTGGTGAGGgcggggatgtggtggtggtgatgatgttggtgatgagtgCGTGGTGGTGAGAGCTATCCCTCGCGGCGTGTGGTGAGGgcggggatgtggtggtggtgatgatgttggtgatgagtgCGTGGTGGTGAGAGCTATCCTTCGCGGCGTGTGGTGAGGGCGGGGATGTGGTGGtgtatgatgatgttggtgatgagtgCGTGGTGGTGAGAGCCATTCCTCGCGGCGTGTGGTGAGGgcggggatgtggtggtggtggtggtggtgatggtgttgagtgCGTGGTGCGGAGAGCTATCCTTCGCGGCGTGTGGTGAGGGCAGGGATGTGGTGGTGCAGATGATGCTGCAGATGAGTGCGTGGTGGTGAGAGCTATCCCTCGCGGCGTGTGGTGAGGgcggggatgtggtggtggtggtgatggtgatgagtgcgTGGTGGTGAGAGCTATCCTTCGCGGCGTGTGGTGAGGgcggggatgtggtggtggtgatgatgttggtgatgagtgCGTGGTGGTGAGAGCTATCCTTCGCGGCGTGTGGTGAGGGCGGGgatgcggtggtggtgatgatgttggtgatgagtgCGTGGTGGTGAGAGCTATCTCCTCGCGGCGTGTGGTGAGTATGgcggggatgtggtggtggtgatgatgttggtgatgagtgCGTGGTGGTGAGGAGCTATCCCTTCGCGGCAAGGTGTGGTGGAGGGcgggggatgtggtggtggtgatggtgatggtgttgtggtgatggtggtgagatttttttaaaatttaagtaTGGTAAGGTAGGGTATGGAGGATAATTGTGATGTAAGGTATGTGCTTTATGATTGGTGGTGAGTTCAGagggtatggtgatgatgatgtgaataattgtgatggtggtgactagggttgtttttttcttgttaatggtgatgatctTGGAGGGAGATGCTCGGGAGGAGATCACTATACTGCTGCTGTTGAGAAATGTGTGATGAGTCGCGAGTGATTGTGATGAGAGTGGTGAAAGTTGttctttgatgatggtgatagtgatggtgatggtgatgatgatggtgatgatgatgatgatggtgatgatgatgatgatgatgatgatgatgatggtgatgatgatggtgatgatggtgatgatgatggtgatgatgatgatggtgatgatgatggtgatgatgatgatggtgatgatgatgatggtgatgatgatggtgatgatgatggtgatgatggtgatgatgatgatgatggtgatgatgatggtgatgatgatgatgattgatgatggcgatgatgatgacgatggtgatgatgatgactgatgatgatgatggtgatgatgatgatgatgatgatgatggtgatgatgatgatgatgatgatggtgatgatgatgatgatgatgatggtgatgatgatggtgatgatgatggtgatgatgatgatgatgatggtgatgatgatgatgatgatgatgatgatgatggtgatggtgatgatgatgatggtgatgatgatgatgatggtgatgatgatgatggtgatgatgatgatggtgatgatggtgatgatgatggtgatgatgatgatgatgatgatggtgatgatgatgatggtgatgatgatgataatgatgatgatgatggtgatggtgatgatgatggtgatgatgatgatgatggtgatgatgatgatggtggtgatgatgatgatgatggtgaggatgatgatggtgatgatgatggtgatgatgatgatgatgatgatggtgatgatgatgatggtgatgatgatgataatgatgatgatgatggtgatggtggtgatga
This genomic interval carries:
- the LOC138864361 gene encoding rho family-interacting cell polarization regulator 1-like — encoded protein: MALTTTHSSPTSSYTTTSPPSPHAAKDSSHHHALITNIITTTTSPPSPHAARDSSHHHALITNIITTTTSPPSPHAAKDSSHHHALITNIITTTTSPPSPHAARDSSHHHAVITNIITTTTSPPSPHAAKDSSHHHALITNITILREAVASHMWDKHWVRVREMVEMVRV